The Bacillota bacterium genome contains the following window.
ACATGCATAGGTTGCAACAAATGAAACATGATGAAAAGAGGTGAAACCGTTTGAATAATAGACTAAAAAGTTTTCTTGAAGAACTGGAGTATATTAAGGATTATATTCCGCCAGAGGCCTTCAATAATCTGGTGATAAAAGCAACTGCTATGGCGGAAAGGGATGATAGGCTTTTAACAGCGCCGGAGGTGGCAAAGAGATTGGGTGTGAGCAGGACAACGATCTGGCGGTGGTCAAAAAATAAAATTATAAGGGTTTGCCAGCTTCCCGGCGGGCAGGTCCGAATCAGGGAATCTGATTTGGAAGATTTTATTGACAAGCACAAATTAATCAAGAAGAATGAAAGTGTTTGCCTGTAAACTCCGTAGATATGCGGAGTTTTCTCTTTTAAGGAAGTGAAGCCCGATGGTGCTGTAAGCTACATTCATTATCCGGATGACGCCGGATTCGCCGTCCAGATTACCTAGAACACGTATATATATTGCAATAAAGTAATGTAAAATAGTGTGCTTTCATTCTATTCCATTAATTTAAGGTCGGGAGTTCATTATGGAGTAGCTGAAAACCCAGTGCCCGTTTTTTTCAGATAGATGCGCCGTAGCTAACGTTTTATCGCTTTTTTAGTTTTCTAAGTATAGCACCTTGTTGATGTTTAATTAGGACCTGCTGAACAAGTCCTAATTTTTAATAAAACACCATAATAAGAGTCCACCAAAAGCGGATTATGCCGGAAATGGTATCGCAGAAAAAAGGACAAAAGAACACGGAGCCTATGCTGCAAGTTCATCACCAGGAACTGTAGATAGATAAGACTTTCAGAGGTCTCCTTTAGACGCGCCATGATACGTGCCAGGCCATAGCGACGTTTACCTTCTCCAAACTTGCCCTCGACCGCATTACGTTCGCTGGCATCTTGTCGTTCAAGGCGTTTCTGGTCTTTTCGTTTCTCTCTGTCAGCCGGTGGTCTTCCAAGTCTTGGTCCGCTGAGTCATATTCACGTTCTTCACAGTATCGGAGATTCCCCCTGTTTCGGTAAATCTTGTCAGCTTGAACGACTTCGGGATAGTACCCGTATCTTTTGCGGTAGCTTTCAACCGATTCTATTAAGGTTTTACCCTCATTGAAGGCGTATGCTGATAGCTACTTTGGCACCGAACTCGACATCCGCTGTAGTTTTACCTCTAACGATGGGACGAACATGCGGTTGACTAAGGCTGACACTACGATCGGTAATCTTATGAGTGCGGTGGGTATACATGTGGAGTTGCTGTTCATAGACTTCACGGATGGTGCCCAATGTTTCCTGATGCTTCTGACTCAGGCCATGATCATCACCGGCCATGGCAAGGAGGCGATCTACGGCACCAAGGTTGCGTCTAACATAGCGCAGTTGCTTGCGCCAACTGCTTTTCGGATATTTTTCTTTCCGGGTTTCTTGTTCCGAACTATGCGGAGAAAGGCTTTACGAGCTATCTGACGGTAGGTGCGCGGTCTTTTGCCCGGCTTACCAAGATTCTTGTGCAATATGTCGATAATGCCCTCCAACTTCTCGCGGGCTTCGTTAAGTAAAGATAAGTCGGTGGGATAGTGTATGTCTGCCGGGGCGCAGGTAGCGTCCAAGATGAGTTTGCCTTGGTTGCCGGATATGTTATGAAGGAAAAAGCTTTCCTTTCTGGGTTATTGGATTCTTCCGATTTGTGGCCATCTGAGGGCGGTTCCGGCTTGTTGTCATCGTCATCCTTTTGCTCTTCCGCTTTTCTGGCTGCCAGGGCAGATTTCTTCGTTAATATCCTTTAGGGCTTCGGTACCAAAACGCTTACGAAAATGGACCATCAGAGATGGGTCGAATGGTGGCCGGTCCTGGTATTCCTTCAACCCGATGAAGTATTGCAGATAGGGATTCTCAGTTATCTGCTCTACTGAAAAATATATTGCGGGCAATAGTAATTTTATAGTTAAATTATTTGGTAATTATTTTTTAGGGAGGGGAAAAAAATAGAATTAAAAAAACTAATAGTATCATTTTTAATCTGTATGGCTATCTTTTTTATGCCACTCACAGCAGAGGCTAACATATCAGTTTATGTTAATGAACAACAAGTTTCACTAGAGCAGCAACCCATCACAGATGAAGAAACAACCAACATACTAGTACCATTTAGAAATATTTTTGAGAATTTGGGTTTTAAGGTGTTATACGACAAACATACTAATTCAGTTGTTGGGCAAAGCAAATCTTTAATAATTAAACTGCTTTTAAATGACACAAAAGCTAAAGTTAACGGTCAACAGATATTGCTTACAAATATGAAAATAGTTAATGGTAGAACAATGGTTCCATTAAGTTTTATCAGTCAAATAGGTTGCAAAGTTGATTCGGAAGTTAAACCATCCAAACTTAATATACATATTAGTTATAAAAATCTACCGGAGGTAGATTTCAAAAAACGTTTTGAAGGTTATAATGGAACTTTTAAATTGTATGACATTTCACGAGATAGATATATTACTTTTAACGAATTAGAAGCTGCTAAATCAACTTCACCAGCGTCAACCTATAAAGTGCTTCACTCTCTTATTGCATTACAAACAGAAGTTTTAGGAAATGAAAATTCATCAAAAAAATGGAATGGACAAGAATACCCCGTTAAAAGTTGGAACCAAGACCATACTTTAAAATCCGCTGTTCAAAACTCCGTTGTATAGTACTTTCAAGATGTAGCGCAATCTATAGGCAGAGAAAGAATGCAAAAATATCTTAATAAAGTAGGCTATGGCAACCAGCAGATTGGTGATAAGATTGATATGTTTTG
Protein-coding sequences here:
- a CDS encoding helix-turn-helix domain-containing protein: MNNRLKSFLEELEYIKDYIPPEAFNNLVIKATAMAERDDRLLTAPEVAKRLGVSRTTIWRWSKNKIIRVCQLPGGQVRIRESDLEDFIDKHKLIKKNESVCL